TGGAAATAGCGAAGTCTTATAAGTCCTAAGACACTGCTATTAGCCTTCAGTTGGATACTTTGGTGATAGTAAACTAATCCCAAATGCAGCAACACTAACCAGCGCCATTACAGAAATCAAAATAGCAGGGATTAATTTATCCCCGTTACCTGCAGTCAGCGCAGTCATAGCAAGAGTGGATCTCCAAGCAAAAGCACCTATCAAAAGCACGTTAACCACCCTTGTTGCGATTAGCACCACTTTACTTTTGCAGATAAAAAAGCTGAGAAGAATAATGATCGACGCACTAGCAGCCCCGCTAATTAAAGCAGATTTGGCATGAGTTAAATAAAAACCCACCAAGCCCAAAGTTAATATGCTGAAACCATATAGTAAATAAAGTGTTTTTTGATTCATAATGTACTATTATAATGCTAATGGCCAAAGTTGCGATCAAAATTCACGAATATGCTTTTCTTGGCAAAGATTTCTTGAAATATCAAGATGCCAAGATCAGTGTCATGACGCATGCTTTCATGTATGGCACCGCCGTTTTTGAAGGAATTCGAGCTTATTACAACAAAGATAAAGATGTGCTCTATTTACTTCATCTTAGAAATCATTTTGAGAGATTATTACAAAGTTGCAAAATTCTGAGAATGCAACCTTATTATGACGTTGATCAAATGTGTGAACTAACAATAGAACTTCTCAAAAAAAACAAACCAAAGTGCGATGCCTATATCAGACCAAGTTGGTTTAAGTCTTGTGAAAGAATTGGTCCCTCAGTAATTTGTGGTGATGACGAAGATAGTTTCGTGATGACATCTCTTGACCTAGGCGACTACCTTGATACAAGCAAAGGTATCTCAGTACAAATTTCTAGTTGGAGAAGAGTTTCTGATAATGCAATTCCACCTCGCGCCAAAATCAATGGTAGCTATGTCAACACTGGGCTAGCCAAAGCAAACGCGATTCTCGCTGGTTATGACGATGCGATTTATTTGACTGAAGCTGGCTACGTTGCAGAGGGTTCAGCGATGAATTTATTTATTGTGCGCAAAGGCAAATTAATTACTCCACGAATCTCTGACAATATCTTAGAGGGTATTACTCGCAACTTTGTTAGTGAACTTGCAATTGATGAACTTGGCTTAGAAGTTGAAACTCGCGCAATTGACCGCACTGAGCTTTATATCGCAGATGAAGCATTTTTCTGCGGGACCGGCGCGCAAATAGTGCCAATTGGCTCCATTGATAATTATGTTTTAGGCAACGGCAAGCCTGGAGCTATCACCAGTAAATTACAAAATCTCTATAACGATATAGCGAGGGGCAAAGTAGATAAATATCATGGTTGCCTCGTCGAAGTTAAATAAATTCATTCAAGAAATTCAAGACTTCTTAAAGCCAGAACAAGTTCTAGACACGGATACCGATCGTTATCTCTACGAAACAGACGCCACTTCCCTCTTTAAAAATCAAGCTGCCTTAATTGTAATCCCTAATAGCACTCAGGAATTATTAAACACCGTTCAATTAATTAATAAATACCCAGAGCTCAACTTCGTTGCCAGAGGTGCAGGCACTGGACTTAGCGGCGGCGCCATTGGCGACAGTAACTCAGTAATAATCTCAATAGCCAAACTCAATAAATTAATCGCTTATGATGAAGCAAATCAAATGGCATTAATTGAAACAGGACTAGTCAATGAAACTCTCAGCCAATTAGTGAAGCACACCGGCTTACATTTCTCGCCAGACCCTAGTTCCCAAGCAGCTTGTACCATTGGTGGCAATATTGCAGAGAACGCTGGCGGCATTCATTGCTACAAACATGGAGTCAGTGCCGATCAAATACTAGGACTGGAAGTAGTTTTGCCAAGTGGTGAACTTATTTATCTAGGTCAAATCAATCAACAAGCCTGTGAAAACTTTGATCAAGGACAAGAAATAAAACAAATTCATTCAGCCAAAAGATCAGCAATTGATTTCACCAGGCTCTTTGTAGGTAGTGAAGGTACCTTTGGAATTGCTACCAAAGCATTAGTGCGCTTACAAAAAATCCCTGAATCATTTCTTACAATGCAAGTTGCTTTTGGTTCGGCGATAGAGGCTGCCGAATTAGTTTCAGCAATTATCAAAGCTGGCTTTAAGCCAACCGCTCTAGAGATGATCGACAAAGGTGCTCTGGAAGCCGTTTCCAAGACTTTTGACTTGGGCATTCCCGGTGAAAGCAATGCTGTTTTATTAATAGAGCTTGATGGCGACAACGATGAGATTCTACTGGAAGCTAAAGCGATTAATCAATTAATCAAAGCTAAGTTCAAACCACTGCTATATAAAGAAACTCAAGATCCAAAAGAGCGACAATTCCTCTGGAAAGTGCGCAAGGGTACCGTTGCAGCCTTTGGTCAAATTGCACCGTTTTGGTATCTTTATGATGCTGTGGTGCCTCGCTCCAAAATCCCTGAGGCAACGGCAAAGATCGAAGCAATTGCCTTGAAATATAATCTCAGACTAGCTAGCGTCTTACATGCTGCTGATGGCAATCTGCATCCTAATTTCTTGTATGATCCAGCAAAAGACCCAGGAGTCGTTGAGCGTATTCATCAAGCAAGCCATGAAATCATGCATCTTTGTATTGAACTAGGTGGTGTGCTTTCTGGTGAGCATGGTATCGGTGTCGAGAAGCGTGACTACATGCCGTTCTTGTTTTCGGATGCCGATATGGAAACCATGCTCAAAGTCAGAAGAGTTTTTGATCCTAAGATGATTAGCAACCCAAATAAAATATTCCCGATTCGTCTCTGCAAAGAATGTTAAGTAAAAATAACTATGAGAATGATTCTCAATTATTCGTCTTGAAAGCCTTAAAAATAGCCGATAAACCAGCTCAATTGACAATGATTCTCAACAACTACTTATTTATAGCTTTGTTGTTAGGATATGAGTCGGTTAGCCGATAAAGAAGCTAACCGTTCAAATTGGTTTAAAGGAGAAAAGAATGCCATACACTATTGTTTCAGAAATTTGTGAAGGTGCAGAGGATTGTATCCCTGTTTGCCCAGTTGATTGTATCGTCTGGCCTGCTGAGGAAAAGAAAAACGCCAAAGGTTTTAA
This Cyanobacteriota bacterium DNA region includes the following protein-coding sequences:
- a CDS encoding branched-chain amino acid transaminase; this encodes MAKVAIKIHEYAFLGKDFLKYQDAKISVMTHAFMYGTAVFEGIRAYYNKDKDVLYLLHLRNHFERLLQSCKILRMQPYYDVDQMCELTIELLKKNKPKCDAYIRPSWFKSCERIGPSVICGDDEDSFVMTSLDLGDYLDTSKGISVQISSWRRVSDNAIPPRAKINGSYVNTGLAKANAILAGYDDAIYLTEAGYVAEGSAMNLFIVRKGKLITPRISDNILEGITRNFVSELAIDELGLEVETRAIDRTELYIADEAFFCGTGAQIVPIGSIDNYVLGNGKPGAITSKLQNLYNDIARGKVDKYHGCLVEVK
- a CDS encoding FAD-binding protein codes for the protein MVASSKLNKFIQEIQDFLKPEQVLDTDTDRYLYETDATSLFKNQAALIVIPNSTQELLNTVQLINKYPELNFVARGAGTGLSGGAIGDSNSVIISIAKLNKLIAYDEANQMALIETGLVNETLSQLVKHTGLHFSPDPSSQAACTIGGNIAENAGGIHCYKHGVSADQILGLEVVLPSGELIYLGQINQQACENFDQGQEIKQIHSAKRSAIDFTRLFVGSEGTFGIATKALVRLQKIPESFLTMQVAFGSAIEAAELVSAIIKAGFKPTALEMIDKGALEAVSKTFDLGIPGESNAVLLIELDGDNDEILLEAKAINQLIKAKFKPLLYKETQDPKERQFLWKVRKGTVAAFGQIAPFWYLYDAVVPRSKIPEATAKIEAIALKYNLRLASVLHAADGNLHPNFLYDPAKDPGVVERIHQASHEIMHLCIELGGVLSGEHGIGVEKRDYMPFLFSDADMETMLKVRRVFDPKMISNPNKIFPIRLCKEC
- a CDS encoding 4Fe-4S dicluster domain-containing protein is translated as MPYTIVSEICEGAEDCIPVCPVDCIVWPAEEKKNAKGFKYPYIDMDTCIDCGACLAACPIEGAILDEGKPELQLV